The following proteins are encoded in a genomic region of Arcobacter suis CECT 7833:
- a CDS encoding NAD(P)-dependent oxidoreductase, producing MTKENNMQHIINSAQTCLDCKKPKCQTGCPVGTPIAEMIRLFLSGNIKEAGEKIFENNPLSIICSLVCPHEKHCEGHCVLNKKSTPVNVGGIENYISTYYMNFREFEKPILNGRNLAIIGSGPAGISLAIMMALKGFNVTMYEGNDQIGGVLRYGIPDFRLDKTILDKIETNLIKLGVKIRKNIMIGKNITLDDLQRDGFDAIFIGTGVWAPKKLGIKGESLGNVHFAIDYLKTPKAYDLGKKIVVIGAGNVAMDVARTAIRNGANDVSIMYRKGEEDMPAEKIEIAHAKIDGVKFKLHRLPLELTEKGIRYMTTDQEINRENFEEADSILVAISQTARDLIVKNNTGLSLGENGLLQSDENGVTARRGVFASGDVVTGARTVVEAVAFSKRVAISIEEFVSKLPPKTVAC from the coding sequence ATTACTAAAGAGAATAACATGCAACATATAATTAATTCAGCGCAAACTTGTCTAGATTGTAAAAAACCGAAATGTCAAACTGGCTGTCCAGTTGGTACTCCAATTGCAGAAATGATCAGACTTTTTTTAAGTGGAAATATAAAAGAAGCAGGAGAAAAAATTTTTGAAAATAATCCATTATCAATTATTTGTTCCCTAGTTTGTCCTCACGAAAAACATTGTGAAGGACATTGTGTTTTAAATAAAAAATCGACTCCTGTAAACGTAGGTGGAATTGAAAACTATATTTCAACTTATTATATGAATTTTAGAGAGTTTGAGAAACCAATTTTAAATGGTCGAAATCTAGCAATAATTGGTTCAGGTCCAGCTGGTATTAGTCTTGCAATAATGATGGCTTTAAAAGGCTTTAATGTGACAATGTATGAAGGGAATGACCAAATAGGAGGAGTTCTAAGATATGGTATTCCTGATTTTAGACTTGATAAAACAATTCTTGATAAGATTGAAACAAATCTAATAAAATTAGGTGTAAAAATCCGAAAAAATATTATGATTGGTAAAAATATTACCCTTGATGATTTACAAAGGGATGGCTTTGATGCAATTTTTATAGGAACTGGAGTTTGGGCTCCTAAAAAATTAGGAATTAAAGGTGAAAGTTTAGGAAATGTTCATTTTGCTATTGATTATTTAAAAACTCCAAAAGCTTATGATTTAGGTAAAAAAATAGTTGTAATTGGCGCTGGAAATGTAGCTATGGATGTTGCAAGAACTGCTATACGAAATGGGGCAAATGATGTTTCAATTATGTATAGAAAAGGTGAAGAGGATATGCCTGCTGAAAAAATTGAAATTGCTCATGCAAAAATCGATGGAGTGAAATTCAAACTTCATAGATTACCTTTAGAACTAACAGAAAAAGGTATAAGATATATGACAACAGATCAAGAAATTAATAGAGAAAATTTTGAAGAAGCTGATTCTATTTTAGTAGCCATTAGCCAAACAGCACGAGATTTAATTGTAAAAAACAATACTGGATTATCTTTAGGTGAAAATGGACTACTTCAAAGTGATGAAAATGGAGTAACAGCTAGACGTGGAGTATTTGCTTCTGGTGATGTTGTTACAGGTGCTAGAACAGTTGTAGAAGCTGTGGCATTTTCAAAAAGAGTTGCCATATCTATTGAAGAATTTGTCTCAAAACTTCCACCAAAAACAGTAGCTTGTTAA
- a CDS encoding OmpA family protein, which yields MSVVKKVVFLIVLFIGFIVYSVYSFDFDSPTNTQTLVSTSTKTEINSTDTGLIDKIINFFASSDQKDSKPFNLVLTKKDGIVTMDGIFSNEEDAKKVSNILNINRDGEYTYEDDVVIDEVLLSKVAVLITPFKDFFADGAKILIINDEVSLSGELKDPNYYALLESITSRMDINLIKDINIANPTLVTADSEDNLNDKEVSLESNKNSENVSKRENAVKTILTPNEIQLSINQILLEKKISFERKSSTITADSNPTLVGIAKILENNKNVKVEIAGHTDSRGDKNLNKQISQDRANSVKIALIDLGVDENRLIAVGYGEEFPIAKDDENGLSEINRRVDFNIIGE from the coding sequence ATGTCAGTCGTTAAAAAAGTAGTGTTTTTAATAGTTTTATTCATTGGGTTTATAGTTTATTCTGTCTATAGCTTTGATTTTGACTCCCCCACAAATACTCAAACTTTAGTTTCAACTTCAACAAAAACAGAAATTAATTCTACTGATACAGGTTTGATTGATAAAATTATTAATTTTTTTGCTTCATCTGATCAAAAAGATTCTAAACCGTTTAATCTTGTGTTAACAAAAAAAGATGGAATAGTTACAATGGATGGTATTTTCTCAAATGAAGAAGATGCTAAAAAAGTCTCTAATATTTTGAATATTAATAGAGATGGTGAATATACTTATGAAGATGATGTTGTTATTGACGAAGTTTTATTATCAAAAGTTGCTGTATTAATTACTCCTTTTAAGGATTTTTTTGCGGATGGAGCTAAAATTTTAATTATAAATGATGAAGTTTCTTTATCAGGAGAATTAAAAGATCCAAATTATTATGCTTTATTAGAGTCTATTACTTCAAGAATGGATATAAATTTAATTAAAGATATAAATATTGCTAATCCAACTCTTGTTACTGCTGATAGTGAAGATAACTTGAATGATAAAGAAGTTTCTCTTGAAAGTAATAAAAATTCTGAGAATGTTAGCAAACGTGAAAATGCTGTAAAAACTATTTTAACTCCAAATGAGATTCAACTTAGTATTAATCAAATATTATTAGAAAAAAAGATTTCATTTGAAAGAAAGAGTTCAACTATTACTGCTGATTCTAATCCAACTTTAGTAGGAATAGCTAAAATATTAGAAAACAACAAAAATGTAAAAGTTGAAATTGCTGGACATACTGATTCAAGAGGTGATAAAAATCTGAATAAACAGATTTCACAAGATAGAGCAAATAGTGTAAAAATTGCATTGATTGATTTGGGTGTGGATGAAAATAGACTAATCGCTGTTGGTTATGGAGAAGAATTTCCAATTGCAAAAGATGATGAAAATGGTCTATCAGAGATAAATAGAAGAGTTGATTTTAATATTATAGGAGAATAG
- the hcp gene encoding hydroxylamine reductase: MSMFCYQCEMSQKGGCGSTGATVGTCGKDENLSRLQDIMIFGLKGLSAYREHLNTFKPELTKEIDDVMSETLYFTLTNVNFNFNDHINQLMKIGRAGSLVMDRLSNTHTNKFGIPTPITVSQNKVEGKAILVSGHDLEMFERLLIATQDKGINVYTHSEMLPAHGYPELRKYPHLKGNVGKAWFDQAKLMEKFPGTFVVNTNCIVPPKKNCEYLDRLFTYKIVGVEGSTPIENDNFDALIKRTLECEDANGIDFNETTTLTTGHHYKTVLTLAPQILKALEEGKIKQFFVVAGCDAPGKGGEYYRELTSSLPKDCVIITSSCGKFRFNDIDFGEIEGTGIPRYLDLGQCNDSNGAVEIAKAISGALNTPINDLPISIVLSWMEQKAIIVLLALFSLGVKNIYLGPKPPQFVNEDIFNFLAENFNLTLTTNAKDDLKKLLIA, encoded by the coding sequence ATGAGTATGTTTTGTTATCAATGTGAAATGAGTCAAAAAGGTGGATGTGGAAGTACTGGTGCAACAGTAGGAACTTGTGGAAAAGATGAAAATCTTTCAAGACTTCAAGATATTATGATTTTTGGTTTAAAAGGTCTTAGTGCATACAGAGAACATTTAAATACATTTAAACCAGAACTTACAAAAGAGATTGATGATGTTATGAGTGAAACGCTTTATTTCACACTTACAAATGTAAACTTCAACTTCAACGACCACATCAATCAACTAATGAAAATAGGACGAGCAGGAAGCTTAGTGATGGATAGATTATCAAATACTCACACAAATAAATTTGGTATTCCAACTCCCATAACTGTTTCTCAAAATAAAGTTGAAGGAAAAGCTATCTTAGTTTCTGGACATGATTTAGAGATGTTTGAAAGATTGTTAATAGCAACGCAAGATAAAGGAATCAATGTTTACACACACTCTGAAATGTTACCAGCTCATGGTTATCCAGAACTTAGAAAATATCCTCACCTAAAAGGAAATGTTGGAAAAGCATGGTTTGACCAAGCAAAACTAATGGAGAAATTTCCTGGAACTTTTGTAGTAAATACAAACTGTATTGTTCCTCCAAAGAAAAACTGTGAATATTTAGATAGATTATTTACTTACAAAATTGTAGGTGTTGAGGGTTCAACTCCTATTGAAAATGATAACTTTGATGCTTTAATCAAAAGAACTTTAGAGTGTGAAGATGCAAATGGAATTGATTTTAATGAAACTACAACATTAACAACTGGTCACCACTATAAAACTGTTTTAACTTTAGCTCCACAAATCTTAAAAGCTTTAGAAGAAGGGAAAATCAAACAATTCTTTGTAGTTGCTGGTTGTGATGCACCAGGGAAAGGTGGAGAATATTATAGAGAATTAACTTCATCTTTACCAAAAGACTGTGTAATCATCACTTCATCTTGTGGAAAATTCAGATTTAATGATATTGATTTTGGAGAAATTGAAGGAACTGGAATTCCTAGATATTTAGACTTAGGTCAATGTAATGACTCAAATGGTGCAGTTGAAATTGCAAAAGCAATAAGTGGAGCATTAAACACACCAATCAATGATTTACCAATTTCTATTGTATTATCTTGGATGGAACAAAAAGCTATTATTGTTTTACTTGCTTTATTTTCTCTTGGAGTAAAAAATATTTATCTTGGACCAAAACCACCACAATTTGTAAATGAAGATATTTTCAACTTCTTAGCTGAAAACTTCAATCTTACACTTACAACAAATGCAAAAGATGATTTAAAAAAA